One genomic region from Sorangium aterium encodes:
- a CDS encoding response regulator gives MSLSSPSVLVVEDDDDLGRFVVDIAKDHGYQATHVADAMSGLGLLPSGDFDLLITDIRMPGMDGIELIARAKKQDPSLAIIAITAFGSVETGMRALRVGASDYLSKPFRSDELSSRMRRALERRARDIEHARLQRQVAEVLRRGKS, from the coding sequence ATGAGTCTGAGCTCACCGAGCGTGTTGGTTGTCGAAGACGACGATGATCTCGGCCGGTTCGTCGTTGACATCGCCAAGGACCACGGCTACCAGGCGACGCACGTGGCCGATGCGATGTCGGGCCTCGGCCTGCTGCCGTCGGGGGACTTCGACCTGCTGATCACCGACATCCGCATGCCGGGGATGGACGGCATCGAGCTGATCGCGCGGGCGAAGAAGCAAGATCCGTCGCTGGCGATCATCGCGATCACCGCGTTCGGCTCCGTCGAGACCGGGATGCGCGCCCTCCGCGTCGGCGCCTCCGACTACCTCTCCAAACCTTTCCGCTCCGATGAGCTAAGCTCTCGCATGCGACGCGCGCTCGAGCGTCGCGCTCGCGATATCGAGCATGCTCGTCTCCAGCGGCAAGTCGCAGAAGTATTGCGCCGCGGCAAGTCGTGA
- a CDS encoding HEAT repeat domain-containing protein gives MSAAPGDVKRIGAGELRAFIQDAGELKKGTLLYDGGQLLNLARYENKLFCDAKGSGASPYKVSLVYSDAPAPAFKGRCSCPARTFNTAFCKHAAALLVAWARAPESFAVSEAAPPGAPGGDTARKSVKKGSANAQAMMKSGVEQVGTLVRELGVSGVATIGGDRIEQMEKLAEALRENRLRRLSARTLDLAALLRRQAAGGRQAKGAPRGALPAVAYANVMADLLLTARKLEKHLAGEPLDDRHVEELVGKTWKASDRKPAGDLTLVEYAFSTRTTSDDFVIRESRFIDLESGRHFSEKQILPVFLAKRTEPKRSFAGEVLAGARATTYPGYPPLRVDFSDLGDKRPLDAGALESVLARALPDVGAALAALQEHRKDVFAPDLVPVAVLTDTLFARGARLSAVDDKGEALHLPDDPALEERLAGSLRDARLRALLGDVGIDAALPTLWPLAAVVEGPLGLELRAVFDQGAEQGSAARGGPLEGSAWNAAAREAGASPAAIALGEVREELAEALVTGLTGLSARATDPLAARLRDLRLEKQAALLQALPQRTEPADRLDDFIKLYQVLEMALVRLAGATQIDRASTERVPTYESVAVARPDEALSPDEVARRRAAGAMNRYVAAVHHARYYAALPASELVANIFPIWADGTATPTIARTFAPLGAEAIAAAEKALTVKAGRVAKLTAVRVLQAVVLHGGPARAEATAMLRKVEEHAKDAGLRALARDALDVIDVAHVTHATQPAGPGGDWVRARRAARLGRVHELAKTLGAAPTKEERLEALKALSELGDLAALPALRRAFYGDVARGVREEAAYALAQLGDVEMVETFVRMLASRSENEQEAKIAAYALGFLGDVRGLSELLSAYADGYKPGIVADAIRAFGPVALTPLVDLIEARPELAKRAAALDALKKMDDAAVAACLVERIEARRGDADLADKAQLYLKLADVHAHSRREVATALIAALSSAPGKEAQAAVKAAQKALGVVKRSK, from the coding sequence GTGAGCGCGGCCCCGGGCGACGTGAAGCGCATCGGGGCCGGCGAGCTCCGGGCGTTCATCCAGGACGCGGGAGAGCTCAAGAAGGGCACGCTGCTCTACGACGGCGGGCAGCTCCTGAACCTCGCGCGCTACGAGAACAAGCTGTTCTGCGACGCCAAGGGCTCCGGAGCCTCGCCTTACAAGGTGTCGCTCGTCTACAGCGACGCGCCGGCGCCGGCGTTCAAGGGGCGCTGCTCCTGCCCGGCGCGGACCTTCAACACAGCGTTCTGCAAGCACGCGGCGGCGCTGCTCGTCGCGTGGGCGCGCGCGCCCGAGTCGTTCGCCGTGAGCGAGGCGGCGCCGCCGGGCGCGCCGGGCGGGGACACCGCGCGCAAGAGCGTGAAGAAGGGCAGCGCGAACGCGCAGGCCATGATGAAGTCCGGCGTCGAGCAGGTCGGCACGCTCGTGCGCGAGCTCGGCGTGTCCGGCGTCGCGACGATCGGGGGCGACCGCATCGAGCAGATGGAGAAGCTCGCCGAGGCGCTCCGGGAGAACCGCCTCCGGCGCCTCTCGGCGCGGACGCTCGACCTCGCCGCGCTGCTCCGCAGGCAGGCCGCGGGGGGCCGGCAGGCCAAAGGCGCTCCCCGCGGCGCGCTGCCGGCGGTCGCCTACGCCAACGTGATGGCCGATCTCCTGCTCACCGCCCGCAAGCTGGAGAAGCACCTCGCGGGCGAGCCGCTCGACGACCGCCACGTCGAGGAGCTCGTCGGCAAGACGTGGAAGGCGTCCGACAGGAAGCCCGCCGGGGACCTCACGCTCGTCGAGTACGCCTTCTCGACGCGCACGACGAGCGACGATTTCGTCATCCGGGAGAGCCGCTTCATCGACCTCGAGTCCGGCCGCCACTTCAGCGAGAAGCAGATCCTCCCGGTGTTCCTGGCGAAGCGGACCGAGCCGAAGCGGAGCTTCGCCGGCGAGGTGCTCGCCGGGGCGCGCGCGACGACCTACCCGGGCTACCCGCCGCTGCGCGTCGACTTCAGCGATCTCGGCGACAAGCGCCCGCTCGACGCCGGCGCCCTCGAGTCCGTGCTCGCGCGGGCGCTGCCCGACGTCGGCGCGGCGCTCGCGGCGCTCCAGGAGCACCGCAAGGACGTCTTCGCGCCCGACCTCGTGCCCGTGGCGGTGCTCACCGACACGCTCTTCGCGCGCGGCGCGCGGCTCTCGGCCGTCGACGACAAGGGGGAGGCGCTCCACCTGCCCGACGACCCGGCGCTCGAGGAGCGGCTCGCCGGCTCGCTCCGCGACGCGCGGCTCCGCGCGCTGCTCGGGGACGTCGGCATCGACGCCGCGCTGCCCACGCTGTGGCCGCTCGCCGCTGTCGTCGAGGGGCCGCTCGGCCTGGAGCTGCGCGCTGTCTTCGATCAGGGCGCCGAGCAGGGGAGCGCGGCGCGGGGCGGGCCGCTCGAGGGCTCCGCGTGGAACGCCGCCGCCCGCGAGGCGGGCGCCTCGCCCGCGGCCATCGCGCTCGGCGAGGTCCGCGAGGAGCTCGCCGAGGCGCTCGTCACGGGCCTGACCGGGCTCAGCGCGCGCGCGACCGACCCGCTGGCCGCGCGGCTGCGCGACCTCCGCCTCGAGAAGCAGGCCGCGCTGCTCCAGGCGCTGCCGCAGCGGACCGAGCCGGCCGATCGGCTCGACGACTTCATCAAGCTCTACCAGGTGCTCGAGATGGCGCTCGTCCGCCTGGCCGGCGCGACGCAGATCGACCGCGCCTCGACCGAGCGCGTGCCGACCTACGAGAGCGTCGCCGTGGCGCGGCCCGACGAGGCGCTCTCCCCGGACGAGGTGGCACGTCGGCGCGCGGCGGGCGCGATGAACCGCTACGTCGCCGCGGTCCACCACGCGCGCTACTACGCGGCGCTGCCGGCGAGCGAGCTCGTGGCGAACATCTTCCCGATCTGGGCGGACGGCACCGCGACGCCGACCATCGCGAGGACGTTCGCGCCGCTCGGGGCGGAGGCGATCGCCGCCGCGGAGAAGGCGCTCACGGTGAAGGCGGGCCGCGTGGCGAAGCTGACGGCGGTGCGGGTGCTGCAGGCGGTCGTTCTGCACGGCGGCCCGGCCCGCGCCGAGGCCACGGCGATGCTCCGCAAGGTCGAGGAGCACGCGAAGGACGCCGGCCTGCGGGCGCTCGCCCGCGACGCGCTCGACGTGATCGACGTCGCGCACGTCACGCACGCCACGCAGCCGGCCGGGCCGGGGGGCGACTGGGTGCGCGCGCGGCGCGCCGCGCGGCTCGGGCGCGTGCACGAGCTCGCGAAGACGCTGGGCGCCGCGCCGACCAAGGAGGAGCGGCTCGAGGCGCTGAAGGCGCTCTCCGAGCTGGGCGACCTCGCCGCGCTGCCGGCGCTCCGCCGCGCATTCTACGGGGACGTCGCCCGCGGCGTCCGCGAGGAGGCCGCCTACGCGCTGGCGCAGCTCGGCGACGTCGAGATGGTCGAGACCTTCGTCCGGATGCTGGCGAGCCGGAGCGAGAACGAGCAGGAGGCGAAGATCGCCGCGTACGCGCTCGGCTTCCTCGGCGACGTCCGCGGGCTGAGCGAGCTCCTCTCGGCCTACGCCGACGGCTACAAGCCCGGCATCGTGGCGGACGCGATCCGCGCGTTCGGCCCCGTGGCGCTCACGCCGCTCGTGGACCTCATCGAGGCCCGGCCGGAGCTCGCGAAGCGCGCGGCGGCGCTCGACGCGCTGAAGAAGATGGACGACGCCGCGGTGGCCGCCTGCCTCGTCGAGCGGATCGAGGCGCGGCGCGGCGACGCCGATCTCGCCGACAAGGCGCAGCTCTACCTGAAGCTCGCGGACGTGCACGCGCACAGCCGGCGCGAGGTCGCGACGGCGCTCATCGCGGCGCTCTCGAGCGCCCCCGGCAAGGAAGCGCAGGCGGCCGTCAAGGCGGCGCAGAAGGCGCTCGGCGTCGTCAAGCGCAGCAAGTAG
- a CDS encoding winged helix-turn-helix transcriptional regulator, protein MKHACQHLCEKFQVAMDVLAKPWNGLIIATLEEGALRFGEIGERLDAISDRMLSSRLKELEALGLVVRRVLPGPPVRVEYELTDAGRGFGEVAQAISRWGERLAVSAARGGGVKRGARAARAAR, encoded by the coding sequence ATGAAGCACGCGTGCCAGCACCTCTGCGAGAAGTTTCAGGTCGCGATGGACGTGCTCGCGAAGCCCTGGAACGGGCTCATCATTGCGACGCTCGAGGAGGGGGCGCTGCGCTTCGGCGAGATCGGCGAGCGGCTCGACGCGATCAGCGATCGGATGCTCTCCAGCCGGCTGAAGGAGCTCGAGGCGCTGGGCCTCGTGGTGCGGCGCGTCCTGCCGGGGCCCCCCGTGCGCGTGGAGTACGAGCTGACCGACGCCGGGCGGGGATTCGGCGAGGTGGCGCAGGCGATCTCGCGGTGGGGAGAGCGGCTCGCGGTGAGCGCGGCGCGCGGCGGAGGGGTGAAGCGTGGCGCGCGCGCGGCGCGGGCGGCACGGTGA
- a CDS encoding response regulator: protein MDVEEKLLNILLVEDDDVDVMNVRRAFKRNNISNPLWVAGNGVEALEMLRSGVVPVERRLILLDLNMPKMNGIEFLRELRADPELGATSVVVLTTSNDDRDKVGAYNLNVAGYLLKPVTFLSFVELMAALNKYWRLVELP from the coding sequence ATGGACGTCGAAGAAAAACTCTTGAACATCCTCCTCGTCGAAGACGACGACGTCGACGTGATGAACGTCCGCCGGGCGTTCAAGCGGAACAATATCTCGAATCCCCTCTGGGTCGCCGGGAACGGCGTCGAGGCCCTCGAGATGCTGCGCAGCGGCGTCGTCCCGGTGGAGCGGCGCCTCATCCTGCTCGACCTGAACATGCCCAAGATGAACGGGATCGAGTTCCTGCGCGAGCTGCGGGCCGATCCAGAGCTCGGGGCCACGTCGGTTGTCGTGTTGACCACATCGAACGACGATCGCGACAAGGTGGGAGCCTACAACCTCAACGTCGCTGGCTATCTCCTCAAGCCGGTCACATTCCTCAGCTTCGTCGAGCTCATGGCGGCGCTGAACAAGTACTGGAGACTTGTGGAGCTACCGTAG
- a CDS encoding alkene reductase codes for MTTAKDLLFSPFALGPLSLPNRLVMAPLTRCRAGEGNVPTELNARYYEQRSSAGFIITEATQVTPEGVGYLRTPGIHTDAQVAGWRLVTDAIHRAGGRGFLQLWHVGRASHPSFQPNRQAPVSSSAVAIRKGHAYTPEGPQPYTTPRALETDEIAGVIARFEDGARRAKAAGFDGVEIHAANGYLIDQFLRNGVNQRTDRYGGSIENRARFLLEITEAVTGVFGADRVGVRVSPLADFNDMSDSDPRALFGHVAAELSARKVVYLHVVEPLSGQALGAAERVTPLLRERFRGALVVNGGYTLETAEEALRTGAADLVSFGAPFLANPDLPERLSRRAPLNTPDVATFYSEGPRGYIDYPRLGEAAAERASAAAQPA; via the coding sequence GTGACCACCGCCAAAGACCTGCTCTTCAGCCCCTTCGCGCTCGGCCCCCTCTCGCTGCCGAACCGCCTCGTGATGGCGCCGCTGACGCGCTGCCGCGCCGGCGAGGGCAACGTGCCGACCGAGCTCAACGCGCGGTACTACGAGCAGCGCTCCTCTGCGGGCTTCATCATCACCGAGGCGACGCAGGTCACCCCGGAGGGCGTGGGATATCTCCGCACACCTGGCATCCACACGGACGCGCAGGTCGCCGGGTGGCGGCTCGTGACGGACGCGATCCACCGGGCGGGGGGGCGCGGCTTCCTCCAGCTCTGGCACGTCGGGCGGGCGTCGCACCCCTCGTTCCAACCGAACCGGCAGGCGCCCGTCTCGTCCTCGGCCGTCGCGATCCGCAAGGGCCACGCGTACACGCCCGAGGGCCCGCAGCCGTACACCACCCCGCGCGCCCTGGAGACGGACGAGATCGCCGGCGTGATCGCGCGGTTCGAGGACGGCGCGCGCCGGGCCAAGGCGGCCGGCTTCGATGGAGTCGAGATCCACGCGGCGAACGGCTACCTCATCGACCAGTTCCTCCGGAACGGCGTGAACCAGAGGACGGATCGGTACGGCGGCTCGATCGAGAACCGGGCGCGGTTCCTGCTCGAGATCACCGAGGCCGTGACCGGGGTGTTCGGCGCCGACCGGGTCGGCGTGCGGGTCTCGCCGCTGGCCGACTTCAACGACATGAGCGACTCCGATCCGAGGGCGCTCTTCGGCCACGTCGCCGCCGAGCTCTCGGCGCGCAAGGTCGTCTATCTGCACGTCGTGGAGCCGCTCTCGGGGCAGGCGCTCGGCGCCGCGGAGCGGGTGACGCCCCTCCTCCGCGAGCGGTTCCGCGGCGCCCTCGTCGTGAACGGCGGCTACACGCTGGAGACCGCGGAGGAAGCGCTGCGGACCGGCGCGGCGGATCTCGTCTCCTTCGGCGCGCCGTTCCTGGCCAACCCCGATCTTCCGGAGCGCCTGTCGCGCCGCGCGCCGCTCAACACGCCCGACGTCGCGACCTTCTACTCCGAGGGCCCGCGCGGCTACATCGACTACCCGCGCCTCGGCGAGGCCGCGGCGGAGCGCGCCAGCGCCGCCGCACAGCCGGCCTGA
- a CDS encoding sensor histidine kinase → MVLQHQRRPGGMRLAHQFWLSLVLPIAMAILLYGIFASAHRKQVLREEATAELRNYATLLQAFVESALQRRDVALVRRRAEDFASAERILGIAAFTREGEAIFITKGVEREAERLEQLARRAFLEGGDIEETASLAEQSVLLRTVSIRPSSANQPLVAVLVRDRHYVEVLERTLNHGLAVTGVVLLLISAVVAGLVGRFTVALPARAILAGAERVASGDLDAAVPERGAEELSRLASAFNTMTCSLREARERAVREEAARVNGERKLQQAQALAAAGQVATSLGHEIGSPLNVIHGRARRAADLPGCPEHLRAELETIARQSERITRVVSRLVSLARPPRPQQADSDLRRVIDDVVAFLGPECRRRGIEPSVLCPLEGAARVRVALDSDRLFQVVFNLCLNAVEAQSRGGELVVSVLPECDGPAGSSVACFEVADAGPGIPAEDLHRIFDPFFTTKAAGGGSGLGLAIVRGIVEEAGGSVETAASATGGARFRITLPAIVSDSPASAEASSESSRGGREEGQKA, encoded by the coding sequence ATGGTACTGCAGCACCAGCGCCGACCGGGGGGGATGAGGCTCGCGCACCAGTTCTGGTTGTCTCTCGTCCTCCCCATCGCGATGGCCATCCTGCTGTATGGCATCTTCGCGTCGGCGCATCGCAAGCAGGTCCTGCGGGAGGAGGCCACGGCGGAGCTCCGCAACTACGCCACCCTGCTTCAGGCGTTCGTCGAGAGCGCGCTGCAGCGCAGGGACGTCGCGCTCGTCCGGCGGAGGGCAGAGGACTTCGCGAGCGCCGAGCGCATCCTTGGCATCGCCGCGTTCACCAGGGAAGGTGAGGCGATCTTCATCACGAAGGGAGTCGAGCGCGAAGCGGAGCGCCTCGAGCAGCTCGCGCGCCGGGCGTTCCTCGAAGGAGGCGACATCGAGGAGACAGCCAGCCTGGCCGAGCAATCCGTGCTGCTCCGCACGGTTTCCATCCGGCCGAGCAGCGCCAATCAGCCCCTGGTCGCCGTCCTGGTGCGCGATCGTCACTACGTCGAGGTGCTGGAGAGGACGTTGAACCACGGCCTCGCTGTGACCGGCGTCGTGCTGCTGCTGATCAGCGCGGTCGTCGCCGGGCTCGTCGGGCGCTTCACGGTCGCGCTCCCCGCGCGGGCCATCCTCGCCGGGGCCGAGCGCGTCGCGAGCGGCGATCTGGACGCGGCCGTGCCCGAGCGTGGCGCGGAGGAGCTCTCTCGCCTGGCGAGCGCCTTCAACACGATGACCTGTTCTCTCCGCGAGGCGCGGGAGCGCGCGGTGCGGGAGGAGGCGGCGCGTGTGAACGGCGAGCGCAAGCTGCAGCAGGCGCAGGCGCTCGCCGCCGCGGGGCAGGTGGCGACCTCGCTCGGCCATGAGATCGGCTCGCCGCTGAACGTGATCCATGGCCGCGCGCGCCGCGCGGCCGACCTGCCCGGCTGCCCAGAGCACCTGCGCGCCGAGCTGGAGACCATCGCGCGGCAATCCGAGCGGATCACGCGCGTCGTCTCTCGCCTCGTCTCCCTCGCTCGTCCGCCGAGACCGCAGCAGGCGGACAGCGATCTCCGGCGCGTCATCGACGATGTGGTCGCTTTCCTGGGCCCGGAGTGCAGGAGGCGCGGCATCGAGCCGAGCGTCCTGTGCCCGCTCGAGGGCGCCGCCAGGGTGCGCGTCGCCCTCGACTCCGATCGTCTGTTTCAGGTCGTGTTCAATCTGTGCCTGAACGCCGTGGAGGCCCAATCCCGCGGCGGCGAGCTCGTGGTGAGCGTCCTGCCCGAGTGCGATGGTCCAGCGGGCTCTAGCGTCGCCTGCTTCGAGGTCGCCGACGCGGGGCCGGGGATCCCCGCCGAGGATCTGCACCGGATCTTCGACCCGTTCTTCACGACGAAGGCGGCCGGCGGCGGGAGCGGGCTCGGGCTCGCGATCGTCCGTGGGATCGTCGAGGAAGCCGGCGGCTCGGTGGAGACCGCCGCCTCGGCGACAGGCGGGGCGCGCTTCAGGATCACCTTGCCCGCGATCGTGTCCGATTCACCGGCGAGCGCGGAAGCGAGCTCGGAGTCAAGTAGAGGGGGTAGAGAGGAAGGGCAGAAAGCATGA
- the parA gene encoding ParA family partition ATPase, which translates to MIIALTGQKGGIGKSTTAVSLAVAALANGRRVLLVDADPQGTVRTWGDVAAEAGHDTPTVMAMGASMHKPGQLPEVAAAYDLTVIDCPPRHGEIARSALMVADIAIYPCGPTAADAWALTAALEVFREAAALRSALKGCILITRKQGRTALGKSARAVLETSGLPVLSTELGYRIAYQESLACGQGVTGYAPRDAAAREITHLLEELEKLHHGQKASRGLATKAAVA; encoded by the coding sequence ATGATCATCGCGCTCACCGGACAGAAAGGTGGGATCGGCAAGAGCACCACGGCCGTGAGCCTCGCCGTGGCCGCGCTGGCGAACGGCCGGCGTGTGCTGCTCGTCGACGCCGATCCCCAGGGGACCGTCCGCACGTGGGGCGACGTGGCCGCCGAGGCGGGGCACGATACGCCGACCGTCATGGCCATGGGCGCCTCGATGCACAAGCCGGGACAGCTGCCGGAAGTCGCCGCCGCCTACGACCTCACCGTCATCGATTGCCCGCCGCGCCACGGCGAGATCGCGCGATCGGCGCTCATGGTCGCCGACATCGCCATCTACCCCTGCGGCCCCACGGCCGCGGACGCGTGGGCCCTCACCGCAGCGCTCGAGGTGTTCCGCGAGGCCGCCGCGCTGCGGAGCGCGCTCAAGGGCTGCATCCTCATCACACGCAAGCAAGGCCGCACGGCGCTCGGCAAATCGGCGCGCGCGGTGCTCGAGACGTCGGGCTTGCCGGTGCTCTCCACGGAGCTCGGCTATCGCATCGCCTACCAGGAGTCCCTCGCCTGCGGGCAAGGGGTGACGGGCTACGCACCGCGGGACGCCGCGGCCAGAGAGATCACCCACCTTCTCGAAGAACTGGAGAAGCTTCACCATGGCCAAAAAGCAAGTCGCGGTCTCGCTACGAAAGCCGCCGTCGCCTGA